In Pseudomonas sp. R76, one genomic interval encodes:
- the xerD gene encoding site-specific tyrosine recombinase XerD yields MPAIDHPLIDRFLDALWLEKGLSDNTRQAYRSDLALFNGWLQEKNLELINAGRELILDHLAWRLEQNYKPRSTARFLSGVRGFYRYLLREKLIAIDPTLQIDMPQLGRPLPKSLSEADVDALLAAPDLSEAIGQRDRAMLEVLYACGLRVTELISLTLEQVNLRQGVLRVMGKGSKERLVPMGEEAIVWVERYMRDARGELLGGRPSDVLFPSLRGEQMTRQTFWHRIKHQAKVAGIGKALSPHTLRHAFATHLLNHGADLRVVQMLLGHSDLSTTQIYTHVARARLQDMHAKHHPRG; encoded by the coding sequence ATGCCCGCCATTGACCACCCTCTGATCGACCGCTTCCTTGACGCACTCTGGCTGGAAAAAGGCCTGTCAGACAACACTCGCCAGGCCTATCGCAGCGACCTGGCCCTGTTCAATGGCTGGTTGCAGGAGAAAAACCTCGAATTGATCAATGCCGGTCGCGAGTTGATCCTCGATCACCTGGCCTGGCGCCTGGAGCAGAACTACAAGCCACGTTCCACCGCGCGATTCCTCTCGGGTGTGCGTGGCTTTTATCGTTATTTGCTGCGCGAAAAGTTGATCGCTATCGACCCGACCCTGCAAATCGATATGCCGCAACTCGGCAGGCCATTGCCCAAATCCCTGTCGGAAGCCGACGTCGACGCCTTGCTCGCTGCGCCCGACTTGAGCGAAGCCATTGGCCAGCGCGACCGTGCCATGTTGGAAGTGCTCTACGCCTGCGGCCTGCGCGTGACCGAGCTGATCAGCCTGACCCTGGAGCAAGTCAACCTGCGCCAGGGCGTGCTGCGCGTGATGGGCAAGGGCAGCAAGGAACGGTTGGTGCCGATGGGGGAGGAGGCGATTGTGTGGGTCGAGCGCTACATGCGTGATGCCCGTGGCGAATTGCTCGGTGGGCGGCCCAGCGATGTGCTGTTCCCCAGCCTGCGCGGCGAGCAGATGACCCGCCAGACCTTCTGGCACCGTATCAAGCACCAGGCCAAAGTGGCCGGGATCGGCAAGGCGCTCTCGCCGCACACATTGCGTCACGCGTTTGCCACCCATTTGCTCAACCACGGTGCGGATCTGCGCGTCGTGCAAATGCTGCTCGGGCACAGCGACTTATCCACCACCCAGATCTACACGCATGTCGCGCGGGCGCGCTTGCAGGATATGCACGCCAAGCATCATCCGCGCGGATGA